In the Sus scrofa isolate TJ Tabasco breed Duroc chromosome 6, Sscrofa11.1, whole genome shotgun sequence genome, one interval contains:
- the CRYZ gene encoding quinone oxidoreductase: MATGQRLMRAIRVFKFGGPEVMKLQSDVAIPIPKDNQVLIKVHACGVNPVDTYIRSGTHNMKPLLPYTPGLDVAGIVEAVGEHVSSFKKGDRVFTVSTLSGGYAEYALAADDTVYMLPEKLDFKQGAAIGIPYFTACLALLHSACVKAGEIVLIHGASGGVGIAACQIARAYGLKVLGTAGTEEGQNIVLQNGAHEVFNHREVNYIDKIKKSVGEKGIDVIIEMLANVNLSNDLNLLSHGGRVIIVGSRGPIEINPRDTMTKGSSIKGVALYSSTKEEFQQLAAALQAGMEVGWLRPVIGPVYPLEKAAQAHEDIIHSRGATGKMILLLK; this comes from the exons ATGGCAACTGGACAGAGGCTGATGAGAGCTATTAGAGTTTTTAAATTTGGTGGACCAGAAGTGATGAAACTCCAGTCGGATGTTGCCATACCAATTCCAAAGGACAATCAG GTTCTAATCAAAGTCCACGCATGTGGTGTCAACCCAGTGGACACGTATATTCGCTCTGGTACTCACAATATGAAACCACTTCTACCCTATACTCCTGGTTTAGATGTGGCTGGAATAGTAGAAGCTGTCGGAGAGCATGTATCTTCTTTCAAG aaAGGTGACAGAGTTTTCACAGTCAGCACGCTCTCCGGGGGCTACGCGGAGTATGCTTTAGCAGCCGACGACACTGTTTACATGCTGCCAGAAAAACTGGACTTTAAACAAGGAGCTGCCATTGGGATCCCATATTTTACTGCTTGTCTTGCTCTGCTCCACAG TGCCTGTGTGAAAGCTGGAGAAATTGTTCTGATTCATGGGGCTAGTGGAGGG gttgGAATAGCAGCGTGCCAAATTGCTAGAGCTTATGGCTTAAAGGTTTTGGGCACAGCTGGTACTGAGGAAGGACAAAACATTGTTTTGCAAAATGGAGCCCATGAAGTGTTTAATCACAGAGAAGTTAATTATATTGACAAAATTAAG aaatctgttggtGAAAAAGGAATTGATGTGATTATTGAAATGTTAGCTAATGTAAATCTTAGCAATGATTTGAATCTTTTGTCACATGGAGGACGAGTAATa ATTGTTGGCTCCAGAGGTCCTATTGAAATAAACCCTCGGGACACTATGACAAAGGGATCTAGCATAAAAGGAGTTGCTCTCTATTCATCAACCAAG gAGGAATTTCAGCAGTTGGCAGCAGCCCTTCAAGCTGGAATGGAAGTTGGTTGGTTGAGACCTGTGATAGGTCCTGTGTATCCACTGGAGAAGGCGGCCCAGGCTCATGAAGACATCATTCACAGCCGTGGGGCTACTGGGAAAATGATCCTTCTCTTAAAATGA
- the CRYZ gene encoding quinone oxidoreductase isoform X2 encodes MATGQRLMRAIRVFKFGGPEVMKLQSDVAIPIPKDNQKGDRVFTVSTLSGGYAEYALAADDTVYMLPEKLDFKQGAAIGIPYFTACLALLHSACVKAGEIVLIHGASGGVGIAACQIARAYGLKVLGTAGTEEGQNIVLQNGAHEVFNHREVNYIDKIKKSVGEKGIDVIIEMLANVNLSNDLNLLSHGGRVIIVGSRGPIEINPRDTMTKGSSIKGVALYSSTKEEFQQLAAALQAGMEVGWLRPVIGPVYPLEKAAQAHEDIIHSRGATGKMILLLK; translated from the exons ATGGCAACTGGACAGAGGCTGATGAGAGCTATTAGAGTTTTTAAATTTGGTGGACCAGAAGTGATGAAACTCCAGTCGGATGTTGCCATACCAATTCCAAAGGACAATCAG aaAGGTGACAGAGTTTTCACAGTCAGCACGCTCTCCGGGGGCTACGCGGAGTATGCTTTAGCAGCCGACGACACTGTTTACATGCTGCCAGAAAAACTGGACTTTAAACAAGGAGCTGCCATTGGGATCCCATATTTTACTGCTTGTCTTGCTCTGCTCCACAG TGCCTGTGTGAAAGCTGGAGAAATTGTTCTGATTCATGGGGCTAGTGGAGGG gttgGAATAGCAGCGTGCCAAATTGCTAGAGCTTATGGCTTAAAGGTTTTGGGCACAGCTGGTACTGAGGAAGGACAAAACATTGTTTTGCAAAATGGAGCCCATGAAGTGTTTAATCACAGAGAAGTTAATTATATTGACAAAATTAAG aaatctgttggtGAAAAAGGAATTGATGTGATTATTGAAATGTTAGCTAATGTAAATCTTAGCAATGATTTGAATCTTTTGTCACATGGAGGACGAGTAATa ATTGTTGGCTCCAGAGGTCCTATTGAAATAAACCCTCGGGACACTATGACAAAGGGATCTAGCATAAAAGGAGTTGCTCTCTATTCATCAACCAAG gAGGAATTTCAGCAGTTGGCAGCAGCCCTTCAAGCTGGAATGGAAGTTGGTTGGTTGAGACCTGTGATAGGTCCTGTGTATCCACTGGAGAAGGCGGCCCAGGCTCATGAAGACATCATTCACAGCCGTGGGGCTACTGGGAAAATGATCCTTCTCTTAAAATGA